One genomic segment of Bacteroides caccae includes these proteins:
- a CDS encoding phosphoethanolamine transferase: protein MKLFKNIKKWLENQEHLFYLFLFILIVPNIVLCFTEPLSFIAKVCNVLLPFGCYYLLMTLSRNCGKMLWILFLFLFFGAFQIVLLYLFGQSIIAVDMFLNLVTTNSSEAMELLGNLTPAIVVVVILYIPALVLATISIVRKRMLSAAFIRRERKRAFVVFGVSLLSLAGAYVQDPGYELKSDLYPLNVCYNVGLAFQRTALTQNYHHTSKDFTFHAQATHPEEKQEVYVMVVGETSRALNWQLYGYERETNPLLVQQSGLVAFPKVLTESNTTHKSVPMLLSDVTACSYDSIYHRKGIITAFKEAGFRTAFFSNQRFNHSFIDFFGREADTFDFIKEDSLDFSYNPSDNELLKLVEQELAKGAKKQFIVLHTYGSHFNYRERYPSGDAFFTPDYPVEAERKFRDNLVNAYDNSVRYTDSLLARLIGMLENQGTDAALIYTSDHGEDIFDDPRHLFLHASPVPSYYQLHIPFLIWMSDSYREAYPEHWEAVTANKEKNISSSSSFFPTMLDLGGIKTPYRDDSQSVATPLYKMRPRVYLNDHNEPRPLDDLGMKKQDFHMLEKQEINT from the coding sequence ATGAAGCTTTTTAAGAACATAAAGAAATGGTTGGAGAATCAGGAACATCTGTTTTACTTGTTTCTGTTCATCCTGATAGTACCTAATATTGTGCTCTGTTTTACGGAGCCGCTGTCGTTTATAGCAAAGGTCTGCAATGTCCTGTTACCTTTTGGATGTTATTACCTGCTAATGACACTATCGAGAAATTGCGGTAAAATGCTTTGGATTTTGTTCCTGTTTCTCTTTTTCGGAGCGTTCCAGATTGTGTTGCTCTATCTGTTCGGGCAGTCCATTATTGCTGTCGATATGTTTCTGAACCTGGTGACCACCAATTCGAGCGAAGCTATGGAACTGCTTGGCAATCTGACGCCTGCCATTGTCGTTGTGGTGATACTGTATATACCGGCTTTGGTGTTGGCTACCATTTCAATCGTCCGAAAACGAATGTTATCGGCAGCGTTTATCCGCAGAGAACGTAAAAGGGCTTTCGTCGTCTTCGGAGTCTCCCTTCTCAGCCTTGCCGGGGCATACGTACAGGATCCCGGCTATGAACTGAAATCGGACTTATACCCTTTGAATGTCTGTTATAACGTAGGGCTTGCTTTTCAGCGGACTGCCTTGACGCAGAACTATCACCACACTTCCAAAGACTTTACCTTCCATGCCCAAGCTACGCATCCGGAGGAGAAACAAGAGGTGTACGTGATGGTAGTGGGCGAAACCTCCCGTGCATTAAACTGGCAACTGTATGGCTATGAACGGGAAACGAATCCGTTGCTTGTCCAGCAGTCGGGATTGGTTGCTTTCCCGAAAGTGCTGACAGAATCGAATACCACGCATAAAAGTGTGCCTATGTTATTGTCTGACGTTACTGCTTGCAGTTATGACTCTATTTACCATCGGAAAGGAATCATTACTGCCTTTAAAGAAGCGGGCTTCCGGACAGCTTTTTTCTCTAACCAACGTTTTAATCATTCTTTCATCGACTTTTTCGGAAGGGAAGCTGATACCTTTGATTTTATAAAAGAGGATTCGTTGGATTTTTCCTATAATCCTTCTGACAATGAACTCTTGAAATTGGTAGAGCAGGAACTGGCCAAAGGTGCAAAAAAACAATTTATCGTCCTTCACACCTATGGTTCTCATTTCAACTATCGGGAACGTTATCCGTCGGGAGACGCTTTCTTTACACCGGACTATCCGGTTGAGGCGGAAAGGAAATTTCGGGATAATCTGGTAAATGCATACGATAACTCTGTCCGTTACACGGACAGCTTATTGGCACGCCTTATCGGTATGTTGGAGAATCAAGGTACAGATGCAGCCTTGATTTATACATCCGATCACGGAGAAGATATTTTTGACGACCCCCGTCATCTTTTCCTTCATGCCTCACCTGTACCGTCCTATTATCAGCTTCATATTCCGTTTCTTATCTGGATGTCCGACAGTTATCGGGAAGCCTATCCCGAACACTGGGAAGCTGTGACGGCTAATAAAGAAAAGAATATTTCCTCCAGCAGTTCCTTCTTTCCGACGATGCTGGACTTGGGAGGAATAAAAACTCCTTACCGGGATGATTCGCAATCTGTGGCAACCCCTCTTTATAAAATGAGGCCGAGAGTCTATCTGAACGACCATAACGAACCTCGTCCGTTGGATGATTTAGGGATGAAGAAACAGGACTTCCATATGTTGGAAAAACAGGAAATCAACACCTAA
- a CDS encoding DnaJ C-terminal domain-containing protein, whose protein sequence is MAYIDYYKILGVDKSASQDDIKKAFRKLARKYHPDLNPNDPSAKDKFQEINEANEVLSDPEKRKKYDEYGEHWKHADEFEAQKRAQQQAGGFGGAGGFGGFGGGGQGFSDGNGTYWYSSDGEGFSGGNASGFSDFFESMFGHRGGKGQGAAGFRGQDFNAELHLSLRDAAQTHKQILTVNGKQVRITIPAGVADGQVIKLKGYGAEGINGGPAGDLYITFVIAEDPVFKRLGDDLYVDVEIDLYTAVLGGEKIVDTLDSKVKLKIKPETQNGTKVRLKGKGFPVYKKEGQFGDLIVTYSVKIPTNLTDAQKELFRQLQSMN, encoded by the coding sequence ATGGCCTATATAGATTATTACAAGATTCTTGGAGTTGACAAGAGTGCTTCACAAGATGATATCAAAAAGGCTTTTCGTAAGTTGGCCCGGAAGTATCATCCTGACTTGAATCCTAACGACCCTAGTGCAAAGGATAAGTTTCAGGAAATCAATGAAGCCAATGAGGTACTGAGTGACCCTGAGAAACGTAAAAAGTATGATGAGTACGGAGAACATTGGAAGCATGCTGATGAATTCGAAGCACAGAAACGAGCGCAGCAACAGGCCGGAGGCTTTGGTGGTGCGGGCGGCTTTGGCGGATTCGGTGGCGGAGGACAAGGTTTCTCCGATGGTAACGGAACATATTGGTATAGCTCCGATGGAGAAGGCTTTTCCGGAGGTAACGCCAGTGGCTTCTCTGACTTCTTCGAGTCGATGTTCGGCCACAGGGGAGGCAAGGGACAAGGTGCTGCGGGATTCCGTGGACAGGACTTTAATGCGGAGCTTCATCTGTCGCTTCGTGATGCTGCTCAGACGCATAAACAGATATTGACCGTCAACGGTAAACAGGTACGTATCACTATTCCTGCCGGTGTAGCCGACGGTCAGGTGATTAAGCTGAAGGGCTACGGAGCCGAAGGTATCAACGGGGGACCTGCAGGCGACTTGTACATTACATTTGTCATTGCCGAAGATCCTGTTTTCAAACGCTTGGGCGACGACCTGTATGTTGATGTGGAAATAGATCTCTACACTGCCGTATTGGGAGGTGAGAAGATAGTCGACACTTTGGACAGTAAAGTGAAACTGAAGATAAAGCCGGAAACACAGAACGGTACGAAAGTACGCTTGAAAGGAAAAGGATTCCCGGTTTATAAGAAGGAAGGACAATTCGGTGACCTGATTGTGACCTATTCCGTTAAGATTCCTACGAATTTGACGGATGCACAGAAGGAATTGTTCCGTCAATTACAGAGTATGAACTAA
- a CDS encoding rhomboid family intramembrane serine protease — translation MAFRLRPLHEDTLQFAGLSNTQILILALEASQKLEWNIEELTLEGVRFDVPMSIKSHGEEITVSIQEGSDGEISVRSQSIAMQLVDYGKNRKNIQSLQKAMEEIKSTLSPEELEQKAKKLEDDFNRPLTEEEEAYLKEIEKKSSFISFFIPRKGFIATPILMDLNLLIFILMVAFGVGILEPSTLALLKWGADFGPLTLTGDWWRAITCNFIHIGAFHLLMNMYAFMYIGLWLEDLIGTRRMFISYLLTGVCSAAFSLYMHAETISAGASGAIFGLYGIFLAFLLFHHIPRAQRKALLISILLFVGYNLVYGMKAGIDNAAHIGGLLSGFLLGIIYVISYRFEKKDAQRTISIVGELGIFGIFLFSFLGLCQNIPSTYREIRKEWESGIVEAYLNGELEEENDNQPATNTPSKSSTLQMPPYTPVGNNDTWLSFYDATTNFSCQYPTNWHKITGARGLTPTAEPPFLMLVNGGNQLTAVALTYDTRKEFERIKELTLLLPRNTNGEPSEDYKQSNVTINGLPMTQTSNPLHIGAPDEPGHDVQQIALRYFQEDQLRVFSIVMLVYDKEAQADLEAIVSSIQITK, via the coding sequence ATGGCATTTAGACTCAGGCCTTTACATGAGGACACACTACAATTTGCTGGCTTATCAAACACACAAATTCTGATTTTAGCCCTTGAAGCTTCTCAAAAGTTAGAATGGAATATTGAAGAACTCACTCTTGAAGGTGTCCGTTTTGATGTCCCTATGAGTATAAAATCCCATGGAGAGGAAATCACAGTCTCTATTCAGGAAGGAAGTGACGGAGAAATATCTGTTCGCAGTCAAAGCATTGCCATGCAACTGGTAGACTATGGCAAGAACAGAAAAAACATCCAAAGTTTGCAGAAGGCAATGGAAGAAATAAAATCAACTCTTTCTCCGGAAGAATTAGAGCAAAAAGCCAAAAAACTGGAAGATGATTTTAACCGGCCGTTGACCGAGGAAGAAGAAGCATATCTCAAAGAAATAGAAAAGAAATCATCCTTTATCAGTTTCTTCATTCCCCGGAAAGGATTTATAGCGACTCCTATCCTAATGGACCTTAATCTTCTGATCTTTATCTTAATGGTGGCTTTCGGAGTGGGAATCCTGGAACCTTCCACACTGGCCTTACTGAAATGGGGGGCTGATTTTGGACCGCTAACCCTTACCGGAGATTGGTGGCGCGCCATAACCTGCAACTTCATACATATCGGCGCTTTCCACTTGCTGATGAATATGTATGCTTTCATGTATATCGGACTTTGGTTGGAGGACCTGATAGGAACGCGGCGTATGTTCATCTCCTATCTGCTCACCGGGGTTTGTTCGGCAGCCTTCAGTCTTTATATGCACGCCGAAACAATCAGTGCCGGAGCTTCAGGAGCGATCTTCGGACTTTACGGCATCTTTCTGGCTTTCCTCCTTTTTCACCACATCCCGAGAGCACAACGGAAAGCATTATTAATTAGTATCCTTCTTTTCGTAGGCTACAATCTGGTATATGGCATGAAAGCAGGAATCGATAATGCCGCACATATCGGTGGATTGCTCAGTGGCTTTCTTTTGGGAATCATTTATGTAATCAGTTACAGATTTGAGAAGAAGGATGCACAAAGAACTATTTCTATTGTAGGGGAACTGGGGATCTTCGGAATCTTCCTGTTCAGTTTCCTCGGACTTTGCCAGAACATCCCTTCAACATATCGGGAAATACGTAAGGAATGGGAAAGCGGAATCGTGGAAGCTTATCTTAACGGTGAACTGGAAGAGGAAAATGACAACCAGCCTGCAACGAATACGCCAAGCAAGTCGTCCACCCTGCAAATGCCACCTTATACCCCTGTCGGCAACAATGACACATGGCTTTCTTTCTATGATGCAACAACAAATTTCAGTTGCCAATATCCTACAAACTGGCATAAGATAACAGGTGCGCGAGGACTGACTCCCACTGCGGAACCTCCTTTTCTAATGCTCGTCAATGGAGGAAACCAATTAACTGCCGTCGCGCTTACCTATGACACACGGAAAGAGTTTGAACGCATAAAAGAACTGACACTCCTGCTCCCGAGAAATACAAATGGAGAGCCTTCGGAGGATTATAAACAAAGCAACGTAACGATCAACGGCCTGCCTATGACACAGACCTCGAATCCATTGCATATCGGAGCTCCCGATGAGCCAGGGCATGACGTACAGCAAATTGCATTACGTTATTTCCAGGAAGATCAACTAAGAGTCTTTTCCATAGTAATGCTTGTCTACGACAAGGAAGCACAAGCAGACTTGGAAGCTATTGTATCAAGCATTCAAATAACCAAATAA
- a CDS encoding DUF4132 domain-containing protein, whose protein sequence is MRIIYNEDLNKRIIPYVDKLIKNKKKLDKETAVLFDVFIQYLDMDTRYGTYGEQLEPCITEIIREESIRNVAHLFDGKLNKLLLYLLGDEYAGLFHTYLKIKARCPYTCGYSRRSQRSVDPTLHLNHVTDALTQFLKLRATGFNEQSILNGGRTPEEIETIKDAMSCQSWMAAQIAEGNATVIEYLQNVLTSENNANRLNQGHLQAIAASGYRPLLELEGKLLLAAKLQEGLRQAIVETMDEGCPESYLYLFSIIYDNGLQRFASVKRGIAVSTGIGEQDSSDRITNKYVELIRHFLNNQEDARKALQSKDTTKLYLALWSIGFYNTEDIQALIPQIIKEGAKYQVETLLYFLRCTQYTGMNHRISKEALEVWHNEPSVVASILPLYMNGIYLSRYGNYQEGPQLIDYFETKEEAVRHYEYLKQVYQSISAKETYSPYIFFWESAFLTRSDIVLKMAYITWMLHDSALRDDLCAYLPTLETYMRAGYIGIVLNPPTSQLQEEYVLQSLGDRSVDVRDEAYKVLSDMTLSPEQNLKVEELLRFKYSEMRINAINLLMKQPKEQLADSIRRLLTDKVLERRLAGLDMMKTIHNTEFLQDIYQELLPVVKEIRKPNAKEKVLIESLIGDGTEKTVTQHYTKENGFGLYDPALEVNLPEITPDKGFNVRKTFELICFGRAKLIFKKLNKYIETYKNAEFKNSYGEACLIGNSVLINWSNYGGLSGLGRPELWKAFYEEEIGSYDKLLMMSFMLASTGTPQDEDDYDEEDEEDRKADQKSANSFDPLINRMYTGVVYRGLQKELRKLTYYDQINDIIEALAHEYRDEAAYQQLSVNMLLQLLPLLNTENIFRQYTNKHAWLRDKMEYGKKQIVYPIHNNKFVNFWLEIPQKPISDDLFVRYFTVRYQLYKLTNYMEHTPELEETDSYLQATDFARAWMLGLIPAEEVYREMMGRVNSPSRVEAITKVLNDNFRFSKEKERYADIKGIDFSLFRSLAQKVVDRILEIELKRGDSETQVTSLAEELSYVYGAKTFIGILQAFGKDTFIRDSYNWNNTKRGVLSSLLHACYPLPTDTSAQLKKLAKQAEISNERLVEAAMFAPQWIELTEKAINWKGLTSAAYYFHAHTNETCDDKKKAIIARYTPIDVEDLREGAFDIDWFKDAFKTIGKQRFEVVYNAAKYISCSNSHTRARKFADATSGTVKAADVKKEIIAKRNKDLLMSYGLIPLGRKADKELLERYQYLQKFLKESKEFGAQRQESEKKAVSIALQNLARNSGYGDVTRLTWSMETELIKELLPYLTPKEIDGVEVYVQVSEEGKSEIKQIKAGKELNSMPAKLKKHPYVEELKAVHKKLKDQYTRSRIMLEQAMEDCTRFEESELRKLMQNPVIWPLLKHLVFICNGQTGFYTDGLLVTANAVCLPLKAKDELRIAHPTDLYASGNWHAYQKFLFDKAIRQPFKQVFRELYVPTSEEAEATQSRRYAGNQIQPQKTIAVLKGRRWVADYEDGLQKIYYKENIIANIYAMADWFSPADIEAPTLEYVCFYNRKDYKPMKISEIPPVVFSEVMRDVDLAVSVAHAGSVDPETSHSTIEMRSVLVELTMPLFHFNNVKVEGNFVRIEGKLGKYNIHLGSGVIHQEGGAQIAVLPVHSQNRGRLFLPFVDEDPKTAEILTKIIFFAEDDKIKDPSILNQIK, encoded by the coding sequence ATGAGAATCATTTACAATGAAGATTTGAATAAACGAATCATCCCGTATGTGGACAAATTAATAAAGAATAAAAAAAAGCTGGATAAAGAAACGGCTGTTCTCTTCGATGTATTCATTCAATATCTTGACATGGATACCCGCTACGGGACGTATGGCGAGCAATTGGAACCTTGTATCACCGAAATCATCCGAGAGGAAAGTATCAGGAATGTCGCCCATCTTTTTGACGGAAAACTAAATAAACTACTTCTCTACTTATTGGGGGACGAATATGCCGGGCTGTTTCATACTTACTTGAAAATCAAGGCCCGTTGCCCGTATACTTGTGGGTATTCACGACGTTCACAACGTTCGGTTGACCCGACCCTGCATCTCAACCATGTGACAGATGCACTGACCCAGTTTCTGAAACTACGTGCAACCGGGTTTAACGAACAGTCCATACTCAACGGAGGAAGAACACCGGAAGAAATAGAAACAATCAAAGACGCTATGAGTTGCCAGAGTTGGATGGCTGCCCAAATAGCGGAAGGAAATGCCACCGTCATTGAGTACTTGCAAAACGTGCTGACCAGCGAAAACAATGCCAACCGTCTGAATCAGGGACACCTTCAAGCTATCGCTGCCAGCGGATACCGTCCGTTGCTCGAACTGGAAGGGAAGTTATTGTTGGCTGCCAAACTGCAAGAAGGACTCCGGCAAGCTATCGTAGAGACAATGGACGAAGGCTGTCCCGAAAGCTACCTCTACCTATTTTCCATTATCTACGACAACGGACTTCAACGCTTTGCTTCCGTGAAACGCGGCATAGCAGTCAGTACAGGTATCGGCGAACAGGACAGCAGTGACCGTATCACCAATAAATATGTAGAACTCATCCGGCATTTCCTGAATAATCAAGAGGACGCCCGCAAGGCTCTCCAAAGCAAAGACACAACCAAGCTTTACTTGGCATTATGGAGTATCGGATTCTATAATACGGAAGACATTCAGGCACTTATACCGCAAATCATCAAAGAAGGTGCTAAATATCAGGTAGAAACTCTCCTCTATTTCCTGCGTTGCACGCAATATACAGGGATGAACCATCGCATCAGCAAAGAAGCGCTGGAAGTATGGCACAACGAACCTTCGGTGGTTGCATCCATTCTTCCTCTCTATATGAACGGGATCTATCTCAGCCGGTACGGCAATTACCAAGAAGGTCCGCAACTTATCGACTACTTCGAAACAAAAGAAGAAGCGGTCCGCCACTATGAATACCTGAAACAAGTCTATCAGTCAATCTCTGCCAAAGAGACTTACTCTCCGTACATATTCTTCTGGGAAAGTGCATTCCTCACCCGTTCGGACATTGTACTCAAAATGGCATACATCACCTGGATGCTGCATGACTCGGCATTAAGGGACGATCTCTGTGCTTATCTGCCTACTCTGGAAACTTATATGAGAGCAGGATATATCGGCATTGTACTGAATCCTCCCACCAGCCAATTACAAGAAGAATACGTACTTCAATCACTCGGTGACCGTTCGGTAGATGTACGCGACGAAGCTTATAAAGTATTGTCCGATATGACTTTATCGCCCGAACAGAACCTGAAGGTAGAGGAATTGTTACGATTCAAATACAGCGAGATGCGTATTAACGCTATCAATCTGCTGATGAAACAGCCGAAAGAACAACTGGCAGACAGTATCCGCCGCTTACTGACAGATAAGGTATTGGAACGCCGTCTGGCCGGTCTGGATATGATGAAGACTATCCATAATACAGAATTTCTACAGGATATCTATCAGGAACTTCTTCCTGTTGTCAAAGAAATCCGAAAACCGAACGCCAAGGAAAAGGTATTGATAGAGTCTCTGATTGGCGACGGAACGGAAAAGACAGTCACACAGCACTACACGAAAGAGAACGGTTTCGGACTGTACGACCCTGCCCTGGAAGTCAACCTGCCGGAAATCACTCCGGACAAAGGATTCAATGTGAGAAAAACATTTGAACTTATCTGCTTCGGAAGGGCAAAGCTCATCTTCAAGAAGCTGAATAAATACATTGAAACATATAAGAACGCGGAGTTTAAGAATAGCTACGGGGAAGCGTGCCTGATAGGCAATAGTGTCTTGATAAACTGGAGTAACTACGGAGGATTGAGCGGACTCGGACGTCCGGAACTTTGGAAAGCCTTCTATGAAGAAGAGATAGGCAGTTATGACAAATTACTGATGATGAGCTTCATGCTTGCATCGACAGGAACTCCCCAGGATGAAGACGATTATGACGAGGAAGATGAGGAAGACAGAAAAGCAGACCAGAAATCGGCCAATAGCTTCGATCCGCTTATCAACCGGATGTATACAGGTGTCGTCTATCGCGGGCTGCAAAAAGAACTCCGCAAGCTGACATATTACGATCAGATTAACGATATCATCGAAGCACTGGCTCATGAATACAGGGATGAAGCTGCCTATCAACAGTTATCCGTCAATATGCTGCTCCAATTATTGCCATTGCTGAATACAGAAAACATTTTCCGTCAATATACCAACAAGCACGCATGGCTCAGGGATAAAATGGAATACGGAAAGAAACAAATCGTTTACCCGATACACAACAACAAGTTTGTAAACTTCTGGCTCGAAATACCTCAAAAGCCGATCAGCGATGATCTGTTCGTACGCTACTTCACCGTACGCTACCAGCTCTACAAGCTCACCAATTACATGGAGCATACACCCGAACTGGAAGAAACGGACTCTTACCTCCAGGCTACGGACTTCGCCCGAGCATGGATGCTGGGATTAATTCCGGCCGAAGAAGTTTACCGGGAAATGATGGGACGTGTCAACTCCCCCAGCCGCGTAGAGGCTATCACAAAAGTATTGAATGACAATTTCCGTTTCAGTAAAGAGAAAGAAAGGTATGCCGATATCAAAGGAATCGACTTCTCTCTGTTCCGTTCACTGGCACAAAAGGTGGTCGACAGGATTCTGGAAATAGAATTGAAACGGGGAGATTCCGAAACGCAGGTAACCAGTCTTGCCGAAGAATTGTCTTATGTCTACGGAGCCAAAACGTTCATCGGCATCCTGCAGGCATTCGGCAAAGATACCTTCATTCGCGACAGCTATAACTGGAACAATACGAAACGCGGAGTATTGAGCAGCCTGCTCCACGCCTGCTATCCACTGCCGACAGACACAAGTGCCCAACTGAAAAAGCTTGCAAAACAGGCTGAAATCAGCAATGAACGACTGGTAGAAGCTGCCATGTTCGCCCCGCAATGGATAGAACTTACCGAGAAGGCGATCAATTGGAAGGGACTGACAAGCGCGGCTTATTATTTCCATGCCCATACCAATGAAACCTGCGATGACAAAAAGAAAGCGATTATCGCCCGCTATACCCCGATTGATGTGGAAGACCTCCGGGAAGGCGCATTTGACATTGACTGGTTCAAAGATGCATTCAAGACTATCGGCAAACAACGCTTTGAAGTAGTCTACAATGCCGCCAAATATATTTCATGCAGCAACAGCCATACCCGTGCCCGCAAGTTTGCCGACGCAACCAGCGGCACGGTAAAGGCGGCAGATGTAAAGAAGGAAATCATTGCCAAACGGAACAAGGATTTGTTGATGAGTTACGGACTGATCCCATTGGGACGCAAAGCAGACAAGGAGTTGCTGGAACGTTACCAATACTTGCAAAAGTTCTTGAAAGAAAGCAAGGAATTCGGTGCACAAAGACAGGAAAGCGAAAAGAAAGCCGTCAGCATCGCACTGCAAAACCTTGCACGTAATTCCGGCTACGGAGACGTCACCCGCCTGACATGGAGCATGGAAACGGAGCTGATTAAAGAACTGCTCCCTTACCTGACTCCCAAAGAGATAGACGGTGTGGAAGTATACGTGCAAGTCAGCGAAGAAGGCAAGTCAGAGATCAAGCAGATCAAAGCGGGCAAAGAACTCAACAGTATGCCCGCCAAACTGAAAAAACATCCGTATGTAGAAGAACTGAAAGCGGTGCATAAGAAGCTGAAAGACCAGTATACCCGTTCGCGCATTATGCTGGAGCAAGCAATGGAAGACTGTACCCGTTTTGAAGAAAGCGAGTTGCGCAAGCTGATGCAAAATCCCGTTATATGGCCGTTGCTGAAACATCTGGTCTTTATCTGTAACGGACAAACAGGTTTCTACACTGACGGATTGCTGGTGACGGCAAACGCCGTCTGCCTCCCGTTAAAAGCGAAAGACGAGTTACGCATCGCCCACCCCACCGACTTGTATGCAAGCGGCAACTGGCACGCATATCAGAAATTCCTGTTCGATAAAGCAATCCGCCAACCTTTCAAACAGGTGTTCCGCGAGCTCTACGTTCCTACTTCCGAAGAGGCGGAAGCAACACAATCCCGCCGCTACGCCGGCAACCAGATTCAACCGCAGAAAACAATTGCCGTACTGAAGGGACGTCGTTGGGTAGCCGACTATGAGGACGGACTTCAAAAGATCTATTACAAAGAGAATATCATTGCCAATATTTACGCAATGGCCGATTGGTTCTCGCCTGCCGACATCGAAGCTCCTACGTTGGAATATGTTTGTTTCTACAACCGGAAGGATTATAAGCCCATGAAGATTTCGGAGATTCCTCCCGTTGTGTTCTCCGAAGTAATGAGGGATGTAGACCTTGCCGTAAGCGTGGCGCACGCCGGAAGTGTAGATCCGGAAACCAGTCACTCTACGATCGAAATGCGTAGCGTATTGGTGGAACTGACAATGCCGTTGTTCCATTTCAACAATGTGAAGGTGGAAGGCAACTTTGTCCGTATCGAGGGCAAGCTGGGCAAGTACAACATTCACTTGGGAAGCGGTGTGATTCATCAGGAAGGAGGCGCACAGATTGCCGTTCTCCCGGTACATTCACAAAACCGCGGACGCTTGTTCCTGCCATTTGTGGATGAGGACCCGAAAACGGCTGAAATACTGACGAAGATTATCTTCTTTGCAGAAGACGACAAGATAAAAGATCCAAGTATATTAAATCAAATCAAGTAA
- a CDS encoding chaperone modulator CbpM: MQTELIIVSEYCHKCHIEPSFIELLEEGGLINVHTEGSEHYLLVSELPDVERYSRMYYDLSINMEGIDAIHHLLERMEEMKREMDSLRKQLTLYRKREIEDTDW; encoded by the coding sequence ATGCAGACCGAATTAATTATTGTCAGTGAATACTGTCACAAATGTCATATTGAGCCTTCATTCATTGAATTGTTGGAAGAAGGCGGTTTAATTAACGTACACACTGAAGGTAGTGAACATTATCTGCTCGTGTCCGAACTTCCGGACGTGGAACGTTATAGCAGGATGTATTATGACTTGTCCATTAATATGGAAGGCATTGACGCCATTCATCACTTGTTGGAAAGAATGGAGGAGATGAAACGCGAAATGGACTCACTCCGTAAGCAGCTTACGCTATACCGCAAACGGGAAATAGAAGATACTGACTGGTAG
- a CDS encoding GAF domain-containing protein, protein MAENLSINAGSKEEKYRELLPQLYALISTETDFIANLANLSAALKQTFNFFWVGFYLVKGDELVLGPFQGPIACTRIRFGRGVCGTAWKEAHTLIVPDVEQFPGHIACSSDSKSEIVVPMMREGNVIGVLDIDSDSLDSFDDIDAHYLEEICTYLR, encoded by the coding sequence ATGGCAGAAAATTTATCAATCAACGCGGGAAGCAAGGAGGAAAAGTATCGTGAACTACTCCCTCAGTTATACGCATTAATAAGTACGGAAACGGATTTCATAGCCAATCTTGCGAATCTTTCCGCCGCATTAAAGCAGACTTTCAATTTCTTCTGGGTAGGCTTTTATCTGGTGAAAGGCGATGAGCTTGTGCTAGGTCCGTTTCAAGGGCCTATCGCCTGCACTCGTATCCGTTTTGGCAGAGGAGTTTGCGGCACGGCCTGGAAAGAAGCACATACGCTGATTGTTCCTGATGTAGAACAATTTCCCGGCCACATTGCATGCAGTTCCGATTCCAAATCGGAAATAGTTGTACCGATGATGAGAGAAGGGAACGTGATCGGAGTGCTGGATATTGACAGTGATTCATTGGATAGTTTCGATGATATTGATGCGCACTATCTGGAAGAAATCTGTACATATCTCCGATAG